ACTTTGAAACCAGCCCCCTGTTGGCCTTCAAAAGGTTCGGGAACTCATCTATTATCACGACAACTCCAGAACCGTCGAGGAGTTCGAAAAGCTCCTCCCACGAGAGCTCGGCCTTCTCAACCAGAGGGTTCCCAAGGGCCTTTGCGACTAAGCTCTTGAACGTCCTGAGGTTTTCGCTCTCGAGGGTCTCCTCCGCGAAGAAGTAGATGTGGGGAATATCTTCCACCGACTTCTTAACGAGTGCAGTCTTTCCAACCCTTCTCCTACCGTAAACGATTATCAGCTCTTTCCGGTTACTCTCATAGGCTCCCCTGAGGGCTTTCAGCTCTTCAGCCCTATTAACAAATTGTTCACTCATGATTATCATAATTTAGTGTGAACTATTTAAGCCTTTACATGATTCGAAAAAGACAAGCTAAATGCTCAAGCTTAAATTTCCCCGTTAGAATTGGGGAGAGGTGATGCCATGAAGGTCATCATCCTCGGCTCCGGCTCATACAGTGGAACTCCCAAGCCCCTCTGCACCTGCGAGAACTGTTCAAGGGCGAGGATAAACCCAGCGTTGAGGAGAACGCGCTTTTCACTCTATATTGAGGGTGGAATCCTAGTTGACCCCAGCCCGGATCTGCACTACCACCTTGAGCGGCTGAACAGGAAAGTTGAGAAGGTATTCATAACCCACGCCCACTTCGACCACATAGCGGGCTTTCCGGAGCTTCAGGTCTTCAAGAGGATAGACGTCTACTCCCACAGGCAGGCGATTGATATGGCCAAGCACCTATCGGCCATCTTCCTCGGGGGAGCCGCTCCAGAAAACAGGGACTGGGGCTATCACGAGCTCGAATTCGGGAAATGGTATGAGATTGACGGGATGAAAGTCCATCACTTCAGAACGACCCACCGCTCGATTGAGAACGCCGGCGGCTTCCTCTTTGAAATCAAAGGAAAAAGAATAGCCGTAACCGGGGACACAGGGCCGGAGATACTAAAGGATAAGAAAACGCTTAAGCTCCTAGAAGGCGCTGACCTTCTTATAGCAGAGATGACCCACAGGGAGTCAATCCCCGGAACTCACCTCGGGGTGGAAGATGCCATAAAGCTGGCAGAGATAACGGGCGCTTCCTACGCCGTCTTCGCCCACATAAGCCACAGCAACTATACACACGAGGTTCTTGAGAAGAGAGTGAGGGAGAGCGGAATAAAAGGAGAGGTCGCGAGGGACTTCACATGGATTGAACTATAAACAAGAATTACAAAAACTTTTATATATTCCATGCTTTATACTATTTTTGGTGGTATAGATGTTGGATACTGACATAATGGTTGCAAAAATTGGGTGGTCATTCAACAACTGGAGAGGATTTGACCAGGAGATGTTCAAGAACAGGCTTCTTTACGACTTTGAGTACATTAGGAATACAGGGTTCGGACATGAGCTGTGGAACTTCTACGAGGGATTCAGCAAAAACAACTACTTTGGCCACATTGAGGGTAATCCAGCCAACTTTACTTCGGGTATTGTGCTTTTTGTCTCAAAATTCATTGATCCTCGGGACCCAAGGCCCAGGGGGAGTTCATTGTACTTAGTTGGATTGTATGGAAACGCAATATACGAACCCAATGGCTTCAAAACCGGTACGAGGATCGTTGATCTTCTGCCCGACTATGCGGTTGAACACATCGAAAATCTTGTCCAAATGAGATCGTGGAAGGGAAAAGACCCAGACCGCCACTTGGAATACCTTGAAAGGCTATTGGACGGTGAGGAATACACGGCTAGGCTTGTTGCCAGCAAGAAGTACTCCACCGCGTTCATCCCAAGATACAATGGATATGTTGAAATAGACAAAACCGATATAGGAGTTGAAGAGGTTAAACAGTGGAAGTTCACGTACAGGATCCCTCTAGAAAACGCACTCAGGCTACTTGATATAGCAATATTCCGACATGAACGCATAGCAAGAAATGAAGTTGAGGAATCTGTACCAGGAGAACTCAGAAAACAAGCAATAGAAATAGCCACAAGGATTAAAAGAGTCAAAAAGATTTTAGAGCGCTTGGGCTAAAAGCTCAAAGCCTCCCGTTCTCCCTCAGCCACTCTCCGTATTTTACGAGAGCATAGACGGCGTCAACGCCGTCCTCAACCGTCTCGTAGACTGGAATGCCCTTCAGCTCGATGTTCCTTGCCATCTTGTGCGGGTAGTCTCCACCCGGAGCAACGAAGACTATCGGCTTGCCATAGACCTTCATCCTCTCCATGGCATCAACGATTCCTTCATCGAGTGCCGGGCTCTGGAAGAGGGCTATGACGACGAGGACGTCAACGTTCGGATCTTCGAGGGCGTAGCGCATGGCGATCTCATAGCGGCTCGATGGAGCATCTCCTATGACGTCTATCGGGTTCTTGTAGCTCATATGCGCCGGAAGCTTTCCTTCCTCGATGTCCTTCTTAAAGCGCTCGTTGGTTTCTTCGCTAAGCTCGGCGAGCTTCATGCCCCTCTCAAGCAGGCCGTCGCTCATCATGACTCCAGCGCCGCCGCCGTTGGTGACGATGGCCACGCGGTCGCCCTTTGCCGGGCTCTGCATTGCCAAGGCCTTGGCGTAGTTGAAGAGCTGTCTCATGCTCTTGGCCTCTAAAACTCCAGTCTGCTCGAAAGCCGCCTGGTATATCTTGTAAGAGCCTGCCAGAGAGCCAGTATGGGAAGCGGCAGCCTTTGCTCCAGCTTCAGTTCTTCCGCTCTTGAGGACAACGACGGGCTTCTTGAGGGTGACCTCTTTGGCGGTGTTGAAGAACTTCCTGCCGTCCTTGACGCCCTCGATGTAGCCGGTTATGACGCCGGTCTTTGGATCGTCGCCGAGGTAGGCCATGAAGTCGCTCTCGTCCAGATCTGCCATGTTGCCGAGGCTGATGAACTTGCTCATACCAATCTTGTGGCTCGCGGCCCAGTCGAGGATCGCCGCGCCGAAGGCACCGCTCTGGCTCATGAAGGCGACCTTTCCGAAGGGCGGCCTGGCCTGCCTTTC
This sequence is a window from Thermococcus kodakarensis KOD1. Protein-coding genes within it:
- a CDS encoding MBL fold metallo-hydrolase, which translates into the protein MKVIILGSGSYSGTPKPLCTCENCSRARINPALRRTRFSLYIEGGILVDPSPDLHYHLERLNRKVEKVFITHAHFDHIAGFPELQVFKRIDVYSHRQAIDMAKHLSAIFLGGAAPENRDWGYHELEFGKWYEIDGMKVHHFRTTHRSIENAGGFLFEIKGKRIAVTGDTGPEILKDKKTLKLLEGADLLIAEMTHRESIPGTHLGVEDAIKLAEITGASYAVFAHISHSNYTHEVLEKRVRESGIKGEVARDFTWIEL
- a CDS encoding acetate--CoA ligase family protein — encoded protein: METPNLDFLFYPKSVAVIGASNVPGKVGNAIMRSITLRFDGKVYPVNVKGGEIEVNGKKFKVYRSVKEIPDEVDVAVIAVPAKFVPDVIDECGEKGVKAAVVISAGFKEAGRADLEEELVRRARKWGIRVVGPNCLGVTNLENGFDCNFNPPERQARPPFGKVAFMSQSGAFGAAILDWAASHKIGMSKFISLGNMADLDESDFMAYLGDDPKTGVITGYIEGVKDGRKFFNTAKEVTLKKPVVVLKSGRTEAGAKAAASHTGSLAGSYKIYQAAFEQTGVLEAKSMRQLFNYAKALAMQSPAKGDRVAIVTNGGGAGVMMSDGLLERGMKLAELSEETNERFKKDIEEGKLPAHMSYKNPIDVIGDAPSSRYEIAMRYALEDPNVDVLVVIALFQSPALDEGIVDAMERMKVYGKPIVFVAPGGDYPHKMARNIELKGIPVYETVEDGVDAVYALVKYGEWLRENGRL